From a single Bryobacter aggregatus MPL3 genomic region:
- a CDS encoding SMP-30/gluconolactonase/LRE family protein, whose translation MRFGLLWIACVLCAQDYSEVQVEKATGGLRFAEGPLWSKENNALLFCDAATGTIHALLPGNGLAKFREEMGGPTALAFDLNGKLLIAQSKLRRIVRTSLSSNPKIEVLAERFEGKRLNGPNDLAVRKDGHIYFTDPAYGSQIDARELDFDGIYHLSPTGALSLIAKPKGRPNGITLSPNGKILYVANSDERKIYAYDLDGRGNAANERVILEKLDGVPGGLRTDEKGNLYIAANHVLIYSPNGKLLHTLHVSDKPSNLAFGEADLMTLFITAKTSVYRVKLKVKGAVAE comes from the coding sequence ATGCGATTCGGCCTTTTGTGGATCGCCTGTGTGTTGTGTGCGCAGGACTATTCCGAAGTACAAGTAGAGAAAGCGACTGGTGGCCTGCGTTTTGCGGAAGGGCCGCTCTGGTCCAAAGAGAACAACGCTTTGCTCTTCTGCGATGCGGCCACTGGCACCATCCACGCCTTGCTTCCTGGGAATGGGCTGGCTAAGTTTCGGGAAGAGATGGGCGGGCCGACGGCCCTCGCCTTCGATCTCAACGGCAAACTGCTGATCGCGCAATCGAAACTACGCCGCATTGTGCGTACGAGTCTCTCGTCCAATCCTAAAATCGAAGTTCTTGCCGAACGTTTTGAAGGCAAGCGCCTCAATGGTCCAAACGACCTTGCGGTCCGCAAAGACGGACATATCTATTTCACAGATCCAGCCTACGGCTCGCAAATTGATGCGCGGGAGCTCGATTTTGACGGCATTTATCACCTGAGTCCGACGGGCGCGCTCAGCCTGATTGCAAAGCCCAAGGGGCGTCCGAACGGAATTACGCTATCCCCGAATGGCAAGATTCTCTATGTGGCGAACTCTGATGAGCGTAAGATCTACGCCTACGATCTGGACGGGCGTGGCAATGCGGCGAATGAGCGAGTCATTCTGGAGAAGCTTGATGGCGTACCCGGGGGGCTCCGCACCGATGAGAAAGGAAACCTTTACATTGCTGCGAATCATGTCCTTATCTACTCCCCGAATGGCAAATTGCTCCATACGCTGCACGTCAGCGACAAGCCATCGAATCTCGCCTTCGGCGAGGCCGACTTGATGACGCTGTTCATCACCGCAAAAACAAGTGTCTATCGTGTCAAACTGAAGGTTAAGGGAGCTGTCGCCGAATAA
- a CDS encoding endonuclease MutS2, giving the protein MPNWSEELLEYEGLRSLLGRYVSSAAGHRQLEAMQPSSDRDTLEAKLSELSEALEFLTAGDSEDSGLPRLRFTNLEDVAEPVARIRIEGAVLDGLEILAVRAWLQRATEFRQGLSESPHRFPLLWNKAERIADFRSLLRSLDGKIRPDGMLEDDASVALKRLRQELGRQRENIQRSLERFMKSHRDDGVMQDDYVTVRGDRFVVPVAANFKGRVQGVVHGASGSGQTLFVEPIETIQLNNDLVRLIEEELRECHRILRELTGFMREKHVEIAEAVEVMGALEFVFAKARFGAEFLCTIPTFSSDRDRSLHLKQARHPLLTDVLRRKRLSAVPLDLDLNEGLRTLLISGPNTGGKTVAMKTVGLLALMAQSALPVPAQEAILPIFDQVLADIGDSQSIETSLSSFSSHMRHVAELLDQASPDSLVILDEIGRSTDPEEGGALGVAIVDRFHRDGCFTLASTHLLALKIYGVNHEGVLSASMGFDDATLLPTFELRVGAPGRSAGLDTAARFGILPEVIDRARAAMTTRDLDIARFLNELQQKLDSATALEADWRQKDQQLTRREKELQDNFDKRDRQRIREFETKTAKLLDEFERNSRATIEQIKQGSDARKAGEQAQLKAAKFKREFQAEVQSAVRPEGQPAAQKEAKLAIGVKVKIEGVREPAQVLRLLDNGRVEVQAGFLKMQVSRDEIVEVLSNAAAAKQLPSNVRFEPGPSWDTPTREINVIGQHAEEAIDNVDRFLDKASLGSITRVRIIHGHGFGVLKKAIQKLLAKHPHVANHFAATNAEGGSGATIVELR; this is encoded by the coding sequence ATGCCGAACTGGAGCGAAGAATTATTAGAGTATGAGGGACTGCGCAGCCTGTTGGGACGTTATGTCTCTTCAGCCGCTGGACACAGGCAACTCGAAGCGATGCAGCCCTCGAGCGATCGCGACACTCTCGAAGCAAAGCTCTCCGAACTGAGCGAGGCTCTTGAGTTCCTTACTGCAGGAGACAGCGAAGATTCCGGCCTGCCGCGGCTGCGCTTCACCAATCTCGAAGACGTGGCCGAGCCCGTTGCTCGCATCCGGATTGAAGGCGCTGTTCTCGATGGTCTGGAGATTCTGGCCGTCCGTGCCTGGCTGCAACGTGCGACTGAATTCCGCCAAGGTCTCAGCGAATCGCCACACCGCTTTCCTCTTCTCTGGAACAAAGCAGAACGCATTGCGGATTTCCGTTCTCTGTTACGTTCGCTCGACGGCAAGATCCGTCCCGACGGTATGCTCGAAGATGACGCAAGCGTCGCGCTGAAGCGGCTGCGGCAGGAGCTTGGCCGCCAGCGCGAAAACATCCAGCGTTCGCTTGAACGCTTCATGAAGTCGCACCGCGACGATGGCGTCATGCAGGACGACTATGTCACAGTGCGTGGCGATCGCTTTGTCGTGCCTGTTGCCGCCAATTTCAAAGGACGCGTGCAAGGCGTGGTGCATGGCGCGAGTGGTTCTGGACAAACGCTCTTTGTCGAACCGATCGAGACCATCCAGCTGAACAACGATCTGGTGCGGCTGATTGAAGAAGAACTGCGCGAATGCCATCGCATCCTGCGTGAACTCACCGGCTTCATGCGCGAGAAGCACGTCGAGATTGCCGAAGCAGTGGAGGTGATGGGTGCGCTCGAATTCGTTTTCGCCAAGGCCCGCTTTGGTGCGGAGTTCCTCTGTACGATTCCCACTTTTTCGAGCGATCGCGATCGCTCGTTGCACCTCAAGCAAGCGCGACACCCGCTGCTCACTGACGTCCTGCGACGCAAGCGCCTGAGCGCCGTGCCGCTCGATCTTGATTTGAACGAAGGCCTGCGCACGCTTCTGATCAGCGGTCCCAATACCGGTGGCAAGACGGTGGCAATGAAGACGGTCGGCCTGTTGGCGCTGATGGCGCAAAGTGCGCTGCCGGTGCCTGCGCAAGAAGCGATACTGCCGATCTTTGATCAGGTGCTCGCCGATATCGGCGACAGCCAATCGATTGAGACCAGCTTGTCGAGCTTCAGCTCGCATATGCGTCATGTGGCTGAACTGCTCGACCAAGCCTCGCCTGATAGCCTCGTTATCCTCGATGAAATCGGGCGCTCGACAGATCCTGAAGAAGGCGGTGCGCTGGGCGTCGCAATTGTCGATCGCTTCCATCGCGACGGCTGCTTCACGCTCGCCTCAACGCACTTACTCGCGCTGAAGATCTACGGCGTCAATCACGAAGGCGTGCTCAGCGCCTCGATGGGCTTCGATGACGCGACGCTGCTGCCCACCTTTGAGCTCCGTGTGGGTGCACCGGGCCGCTCGGCGGGTCTCGATACCGCGGCGCGCTTTGGCATTCTGCCTGAGGTGATTGATCGGGCCCGCGCCGCGATGACGACGCGTGATCTCGACATCGCCCGCTTCCTCAATGAGCTGCAGCAGAAGCTCGATAGCGCAACGGCTCTTGAAGCGGATTGGCGCCAGAAGGACCAGCAACTCACCCGGCGCGAGAAAGAACTGCAAGACAACTTCGACAAGCGCGACCGCCAACGGATTCGCGAATTCGAAACCAAGACGGCCAAGCTGCTTGATGAGTTTGAACGCAACTCCCGCGCAACGATCGAGCAGATCAAGCAAGGCTCCGACGCCCGCAAGGCCGGGGAGCAAGCGCAGTTGAAGGCGGCCAAGTTCAAGCGCGAATTCCAGGCAGAAGTACAGAGTGCGGTGCGGCCCGAAGGCCAGCCCGCGGCGCAGAAGGAAGCGAAGCTTGCCATCGGCGTCAAGGTCAAGATCGAAGGTGTCCGCGAACCCGCGCAGGTGCTTCGCCTACTCGACAACGGCCGTGTCGAGGTGCAGGCTGGCTTTCTCAAGATGCAGGTCTCGCGCGACGAGATTGTGGAAGTCCTCTCGAATGCGGCGGCGGCCAAGCAGCTCCCCAGCAATGTGCGCTTTGAGCCCGGCCCTAGTTGGGACACGCCGACGCGCGAGATCAACGTCATCGGCCAACACGCCGAAGAAGCGATTGATAACGTCGACCGCTTCCTCGATAAAGCATCGCTTGGCTCGATCACTCGCGTGCGTATCATCCACGGCCACGGCTTTGGTGTGTTGAAGAAGGCGATCCAAAAACTTCTCGCAAAACATCCGCACGTCGCCAATCACTTTGCAGCAACTAACGCGGAAGGCGGCAGCGGGGCAACGATTGTCGAACTACGCTAA
- a CDS encoding cation:proton antiporter → MAFFLMGDSAAVGLLMQMLLLFGAAKLFAEFAQRLGQPAVVGELIAGVLIGPSVLDWVRPNEFLTVFSELGVLFLLFQVGLELKDFKLMRVGWDALLIAVAGVLLPFIVGRQIMLALGHPGLEAAFVGASMVATSVGITAKVLADLKLLNVRASKIILAAAIIDDVLGLIVLAVVSSLAKGTVNYYELGITAVLAIGFTLIVAQFGTKAFEKLVPRMDRRMSGAHNQFVLSILLLFALSVLASIAGVAAIIGAFLAGMALASSVDEHTKEQTAGVTEFLVPFFLAGIGLHMDLSVFQNPSTLWVCGLILLAAILSKFLGCGLGALRLGVRDAARVGIGMVPRGEVGMVVAQIGNSIGVIPKDVYAIVVFMSIATTMVAPPLLKLAYRDLIKQQAQEPTQSL, encoded by the coding sequence ATGGCTTTCTTTCTGATGGGTGACTCGGCAGCAGTTGGGCTGCTCATGCAGATGCTCTTGCTGTTTGGAGCTGCCAAGTTATTTGCGGAATTCGCCCAACGCCTGGGACAACCGGCCGTCGTCGGAGAACTGATCGCCGGGGTCCTGATCGGACCGAGCGTGCTCGATTGGGTGCGGCCGAATGAATTTCTCACGGTCTTCAGTGAATTGGGAGTCCTCTTCCTATTGTTTCAGGTTGGCCTGGAGCTGAAGGACTTCAAATTGATGCGAGTGGGCTGGGACGCGCTGCTGATTGCCGTTGCCGGTGTGCTGTTGCCTTTTATCGTTGGCCGGCAGATCATGTTGGCGCTGGGACATCCAGGCTTGGAAGCTGCCTTCGTCGGCGCCAGTATGGTGGCGACCAGTGTCGGAATCACCGCGAAGGTCTTGGCCGACCTGAAGTTGCTGAACGTACGGGCCAGCAAGATCATTCTCGCCGCGGCCATCATTGACGACGTGCTCGGTCTGATTGTGCTGGCCGTGGTGTCGAGCCTGGCCAAGGGCACGGTGAACTACTACGAACTGGGAATCACCGCAGTTCTGGCCATCGGCTTCACACTGATCGTCGCGCAGTTTGGCACCAAGGCCTTTGAAAAACTGGTGCCGCGCATGGACCGCCGCATGAGCGGAGCGCATAACCAGTTTGTGCTGTCGATCCTCCTGCTGTTTGCTCTTTCCGTATTGGCGAGCATCGCCGGAGTGGCCGCCATCATTGGCGCGTTTTTAGCTGGGATGGCGCTCGCCTCCAGCGTCGACGAACACACGAAGGAACAGACTGCCGGCGTGACTGAGTTTCTGGTTCCCTTCTTCCTTGCCGGGATTGGGCTCCATATGGACTTGAGCGTCTTTCAGAACCCGTCGACACTCTGGGTGTGCGGGCTCATTCTATTGGCCGCTATCCTCTCGAAATTCCTTGGATGTGGATTGGGTGCGTTGCGCCTGGGAGTGCGGGACGCGGCGCGGGTGGGAATCGGAATGGTGCCGCGGGGAGAGGTCGGAATGGTGGTGGCGCAGATCGGCAACAGCATCGGAGTGATTCCGAAGGACGTCTACGCCATTGTGGTGTTTATGTCGATTGCGACGACGATGGTGGCGCCGCCGCTTCTCAAACTTGCTTATCGCGACCTGATCAAGCAACAGGCCCAGGAGCCGACGCAATCCCTTTGA
- a CDS encoding lipocalin-like domain-containing protein — protein sequence MSNPLSRRDFLAAASFLKALPGYRYEFPRDHFSHPGFQTEWWYYTGNLTSTEGRPFGFELTFFRQALEPDVEIKSVWTTRDVWMAHLALTDIAGKQFFHAERLNRSGPGIAGADLKAQRIWNGNWSVHLTETVHELKAIDERFQFSLQLKPAKHFVIHGENGVSQKGGVAGQGSHYISFPRLATSGTLQLGSQQFRVSGDAWMDHEFFSSQLDPGLIGWDWFSIQFDNNTELMLFRLRRRDGGVDRYSAGTFIDANGKTTSLASSDLQLQPLRTWNTYPVEWRIAVPKLGIDIQATPRLDAQELVSKSSLTPTYWEGAMQFSGSHNGKGYLEMTGYRKEFRFLPTP from the coding sequence ATGAGCAATCCCCTTTCGCGTCGCGACTTCCTCGCTGCTGCCAGCTTCCTCAAAGCGCTGCCCGGCTATCGCTATGAGTTCCCTCGCGATCACTTCTCGCATCCGGGTTTTCAGACGGAGTGGTGGTATTACACGGGCAATCTAACCAGCACAGAAGGCCGACCCTTCGGCTTCGAGCTCACCTTCTTCCGGCAAGCGCTGGAGCCCGATGTCGAGATCAAATCGGTATGGACCACGCGCGATGTCTGGATGGCGCACCTCGCGTTGACTGACATTGCGGGCAAGCAGTTCTTCCACGCAGAAAGACTCAATCGAAGCGGCCCGGGAATCGCTGGCGCAGACCTCAAAGCGCAACGCATCTGGAACGGCAACTGGTCCGTACATCTCACTGAGACTGTCCATGAGCTGAAGGCGATCGATGAACGTTTTCAGTTCAGCTTGCAGTTGAAGCCCGCCAAGCACTTCGTCATCCACGGAGAGAATGGCGTCAGTCAGAAGGGTGGGGTCGCTGGCCAAGGCTCGCACTACATCAGCTTCCCGCGACTTGCTACCAGCGGCACATTGCAACTCGGCTCGCAGCAGTTCCGAGTGAGCGGCGATGCCTGGATGGATCACGAGTTCTTCTCAAGTCAACTCGACCCCGGGCTCATCGGCTGGGACTGGTTCTCGATCCAGTTCGATAACAACACGGAGCTGATGCTCTTCCGTCTGCGACGTCGCGATGGAGGAGTCGATCGCTACTCTGCTGGCACCTTCATCGACGCGAATGGCAAGACGACATCTCTCGCAAGTTCCGATCTGCAACTCCAGCCGCTCCGCACTTGGAACACCTATCCAGTGGAGTGGCGCATCGCCGTGCCAAAGCTAGGTATCGACATCCAAGCGACCCCGCGCCTCGACGCGCAGGAGTTGGTCAGCAAGAGCAGCCTCACGCCCACCTATTGGGAGGGCGCGATGCAGTTCAGCGGTAGCCACAACGGCAAGGGTTATCTCGAGATGACCGGCTATCGCAAAGAGTTTCGCTTCCTGCCGACACCCTAA
- a CDS encoding DUF1684 domain-containing protein, with protein sequence MPIKSWVIPAIAMSMSLSAADPAYEKSILEYRKKIETTLKSDTGWLTVAGLYWLKPGNATVGSAPESDVVLPEGKAPKKVGVFHFDGKKVQLSVERGVSLQMNGKPFAKGVLGDDGNGRTADIASIGDLSLTVIERGGKYGIRLRDKSSKYRREFTHRSWFPVKAEYKVTGKFLPYATPKKLKVATVIDGVIEDHESPGEIAFALAGQQLKAQVLKGEEPNELWLIFRDRSSGKTTYPAARYLYGIQKPGNVVEFDFNKAYNPPCAFTPFATCPLPVRQNWLPIAIEAGELNYHTDK encoded by the coding sequence ATGCCGATCAAGTCTTGGGTGATCCCTGCCATTGCAATGAGTATGAGCCTTTCCGCCGCTGACCCTGCCTATGAGAAGAGCATTCTCGAGTACCGGAAGAAGATCGAGACGACGCTGAAGTCGGATACCGGATGGCTGACGGTGGCTGGTCTTTATTGGCTGAAGCCGGGGAACGCCACAGTGGGGAGCGCTCCTGAGAGTGACGTTGTACTTCCCGAGGGCAAAGCGCCGAAGAAGGTTGGCGTGTTCCATTTCGATGGGAAGAAGGTGCAGCTGAGCGTCGAACGTGGCGTCAGTTTGCAGATGAACGGGAAGCCGTTTGCGAAGGGTGTGCTGGGTGACGATGGGAACGGTCGCACGGCAGACATCGCGAGCATTGGCGATCTGAGTCTGACGGTGATCGAGCGGGGCGGTAAGTATGGGATTCGGCTCCGCGACAAGTCGAGCAAGTATAGGCGTGAGTTTACGCATCGCAGTTGGTTTCCGGTGAAGGCAGAGTACAAGGTCACGGGGAAGTTTCTGCCGTATGCGACGCCGAAGAAGTTGAAGGTGGCGACTGTCATCGATGGCGTCATCGAAGACCATGAGAGCCCGGGCGAGATTGCGTTCGCGTTGGCTGGACAGCAACTGAAGGCGCAGGTGTTGAAGGGCGAGGAGCCGAATGAGCTGTGGCTGATCTTTCGGGATCGATCGAGTGGCAAGACGACCTATCCGGCGGCGCGCTATTTGTACGGGATTCAGAAGCCGGGTAATGTCGTCGAGTTCGATTTCAATAAGGCTTATAACCCGCCGTGTGCGTTTACGCCGTTTGCTACCTGCCCGTTGCCCGTGCGGCAGAACTGGTTGCCGATTGCGATCGAGGCTGGCGAGCTGAACTATCATACGGACAAGTAA
- a CDS encoding NUDIX hydrolase translates to MLGVGALIFDEDRILLVQRGKEPLKGWWSLPGGAVETGERLEDAMIREVLEETNLIVRIVRFGEIFERIMHDSAGNVEYHYVMLDYICEVTGGVLKSGSDSADVRWFSPEELNTVSVTSGTLEVVERCRTGAKNY, encoded by the coding sequence ATCCTCGGTGTCGGCGCACTCATCTTCGATGAGGATCGCATTCTGCTCGTCCAACGCGGCAAAGAGCCTCTCAAGGGATGGTGGAGCCTGCCCGGTGGTGCTGTCGAAACCGGAGAGCGTCTGGAGGACGCGATGATCCGTGAAGTGCTGGAGGAGACGAACCTGATCGTTCGCATCGTCCGCTTCGGCGAGATCTTTGAGCGCATCATGCACGACTCCGCAGGCAATGTCGAGTATCACTACGTCATGCTCGATTACATTTGCGAAGTGACAGGCGGAGTCCTCAAATCGGGAAGCGACTCGGCCGACGTACGTTGGTTTAGCCCGGAAGAATTGAATACGGTGTCCGTCACCTCGGGCACCCTGGAAGTAGTGGAGCGATGCCGAACTGGAGCGAAGAATTATTAG
- a CDS encoding ABC transporter ATP-binding protein, which translates to MLILEISDVKKRYLAQGQEVMALAGVSLTLAPGEFVSLVGRSGCGKSTLLHLAGAMDFPSEGTVSIDGQQTTSLDDAALTTLRRRKVGFIFQNFQLLPTLSVVENVELPLLLAGEPQERTRSLEALAWVELSDYGNRMPHQLSGGQMQRVAIARALVHRPKLLLADEPTGNLDTTTGDRILDLLRRAAKDFNAAVLMATHSVESGRVTDRTIAMLDGRIR; encoded by the coding sequence GTGCTAATCCTCGAAATCTCAGATGTGAAGAAGCGTTATCTTGCACAGGGCCAGGAGGTGATGGCACTTGCTGGTGTCAGCTTGACCCTCGCTCCGGGAGAGTTTGTGTCACTTGTTGGACGCAGTGGCTGTGGCAAATCAACGCTCCTCCACCTGGCCGGGGCGATGGATTTCCCCAGCGAGGGTACGGTTTCGATCGATGGCCAGCAGACAACGAGTCTGGATGATGCTGCACTTACCACGCTGCGGCGCCGGAAGGTCGGGTTTATCTTTCAAAATTTCCAACTACTTCCCACTCTGAGTGTCGTTGAGAACGTCGAACTGCCGCTGTTGCTGGCGGGCGAGCCACAGGAACGAACACGGAGTCTCGAAGCACTTGCCTGGGTAGAACTCAGTGACTATGGGAATCGTATGCCGCATCAGCTCTCTGGCGGGCAGATGCAGCGCGTCGCCATCGCCAGGGCGCTTGTGCACCGGCCTAAGCTTCTGCTTGCCGACGAACCGACGGGCAATCTCGACACCACTACCGGTGACCGGATCCTCGACCTGCTCCGCCGTGCCGCAAAGGATTTCAATGCCGCCGTTCTTATGGCGACGCACTCGGTGGAGTCCGGCCGCGTTACGGACCGCACGATCGCCATGCTGGACGGCCGCATCCGATGA
- a CDS encoding FtsX-like permease family protein, giving the protein MMRLVQRLILRPLWAERGRSSVTLISIALGVAVIFAMDLASEAAAGSFRSSMDVVSGPDDIEILATGGLPVELLGDLSQLPLPLQFAPRIEDFAIVNGKRSVPLLGVDVFANALQMDGDPPVSDLKSHGIFVSPSLGKRGDRIQLQINDKPLEYTVAAVIDAKQLSGDLIVMDIEDAEAVTSRIGRIDRILVSLPAQEKENVDAWVERLRPYLPPGATIRPIGARTEENRKMLSAFRWNLRVLSYIALMVGAFLIYNTISVSVVRRRAEIGIVRAVGGTQRLMIVAFLIEAVFFGVVGGVIGLVLGRFLAEGAVRLVGLTVQALYVSSTASAIRFDFASAAVALGSGLAVSLLAALAPAIEAGQVPPTDAMARGRIDTQLQEASTQHLFLALVLAFAALLLSQLPPVAGKPFGGYLATLALVASASLCAPSLIEYAGRCLARFGGVESLLAGRSLAGALRRSSVLVAALASAIAMMTSVGIMVGSFRETMLTWIDRQVQADFYLRPAGQSAMDRHPTISEDIAREIEALPGVLAVDRFRAYAIRYNGLPVTLAAGDAQAQMRYGRTALQSGDTQDALLGMQAGEAVIVSEPFSEKHHVKVGDRLSLPIGTARPSFRVAGIYRDYSSENGYIILDQSVLRKYLPNEEASNLAVYVAPDADRKQLRAAIEAAYAPRRIVVFENSALRREAVRIFDQTFAVTYALEAVAIFIAVMGVAGAMLALIIDRRREIGLLRFLGADKTQVRKMILFEAGYIGLFSQILGVVSGGLLSLVLIFVINKQSFGWTIEFHLPVASLLSALAFVFVGTIVAGLYPARVATRLNPIEVMHEQ; this is encoded by the coding sequence ATGATGCGCCTGGTCCAGCGTCTGATTCTGCGTCCCCTTTGGGCCGAGCGTGGACGGAGCTCGGTCACGCTGATCTCGATCGCGCTTGGCGTTGCCGTGATCTTTGCCATGGATCTTGCGAGTGAAGCCGCCGCGGGTAGCTTTCGCTCTTCCATGGATGTGGTGAGCGGGCCGGATGACATCGAGATCCTTGCTACCGGAGGCTTGCCTGTGGAGTTGCTTGGTGATCTCAGCCAACTCCCGCTGCCGCTCCAGTTTGCGCCCCGCATCGAGGACTTTGCGATTGTCAACGGCAAGCGCAGCGTGCCGCTCCTTGGCGTCGACGTGTTTGCCAACGCGCTCCAGATGGACGGCGACCCGCCTGTTTCTGACCTGAAGAGCCACGGCATTTTTGTCAGCCCCAGTCTCGGCAAGCGAGGCGACCGCATCCAGCTCCAGATCAACGACAAGCCGCTGGAATACACGGTGGCCGCAGTCATCGACGCGAAGCAGTTGTCCGGGGACCTGATCGTGATGGACATCGAAGATGCCGAGGCCGTGACGAGTCGCATCGGCCGCATCGATCGCATCCTGGTGTCGTTGCCTGCGCAAGAGAAGGAGAACGTGGATGCGTGGGTGGAGCGCCTGCGCCCTTATCTGCCGCCCGGCGCCACAATCCGTCCCATTGGTGCGCGAACGGAGGAGAACCGCAAAATGCTCTCCGCCTTCCGCTGGAATCTACGCGTACTGAGTTACATTGCGCTGATGGTGGGTGCTTTCCTGATCTACAACACGATCAGTGTTTCGGTGGTGCGGCGGCGGGCAGAGATCGGTATTGTCCGCGCCGTCGGGGGGACGCAGCGCTTGATGATCGTTGCCTTTCTGATCGAGGCTGTCTTCTTTGGTGTGGTGGGTGGTGTGATCGGCCTGGTGCTTGGGCGCTTTCTTGCAGAAGGCGCAGTGCGGTTGGTCGGGCTGACCGTGCAGGCGCTCTATGTCTCCTCGACGGCATCGGCAATCCGTTTCGACTTTGCTTCCGCCGCCGTGGCTCTGGGCTCAGGGCTTGCTGTCTCTCTGCTGGCTGCGCTCGCTCCCGCCATCGAGGCCGGCCAAGTGCCACCAACTGACGCGATGGCTCGTGGACGCATTGATACGCAATTGCAAGAAGCTTCCACGCAGCATTTGTTCCTCGCTCTTGTGTTGGCCTTTGCTGCCTTGCTGCTGTCGCAACTGCCTCCGGTTGCAGGCAAGCCTTTCGGTGGCTATCTTGCGACTCTGGCCTTGGTCGCCTCCGCGAGTCTCTGTGCGCCAAGTCTCATCGAGTATGCAGGCAGGTGTCTTGCTCGTTTTGGCGGTGTGGAATCGCTCCTTGCGGGGCGGAGCCTCGCCGGCGCCTTGCGCCGCAGCAGTGTTCTGGTTGCGGCCTTGGCTAGCGCGATCGCAATGATGACCAGTGTCGGCATCATGGTCGGCAGCTTCCGCGAAACGATGCTCACCTGGATTGATCGGCAGGTACAAGCGGACTTCTACTTACGGCCTGCGGGCCAGTCTGCCATGGATCGCCATCCCACGATCAGCGAAGACATTGCACGCGAGATCGAAGCACTGCCCGGAGTGCTGGCTGTCGATCGCTTTCGTGCTTATGCCATCCGCTACAACGGGCTCCCGGTGACGCTTGCCGCTGGCGATGCGCAGGCGCAGATGCGCTATGGCCGCACTGCTCTGCAAAGCGGCGACACCCAAGACGCACTGCTCGGCATGCAGGCGGGCGAGGCTGTTATTGTCAGCGAGCCCTTCAGCGAAAAGCATCATGTGAAGGTGGGAGACCGCTTGTCGCTACCCATCGGCACGGCGCGCCCCAGCTTTCGTGTGGCAGGGATTTATCGCGATTACTCCAGCGAGAATGGCTACATCATCCTCGACCAGTCTGTACTGCGAAAGTATCTGCCGAATGAAGAAGCTTCCAACTTAGCCGTCTATGTTGCGCCCGATGCCGATCGCAAACAACTCCGCGCGGCGATTGAAGCCGCTTATGCGCCGCGAAGGATTGTTGTGTTCGAGAACAGCGCGCTGCGCCGCGAAGCGGTGCGGATCTTTGATCAGACCTTCGCCGTCACTTACGCGCTCGAAGCGGTTGCCATCTTCATCGCGGTGATGGGCGTGGCTGGCGCGATGCTCGCGCTCATCATCGATCGCCGTCGCGAGATCGGGCTACTTCGCTTTCTCGGCGCGGACAAGACCCAGGTGCGCAAGATGATTCTCTTCGAGGCTGGCTACATCGGACTCTTCTCGCAAATCCTTGGCGTGGTCTCAGGCGGCCTGCTGAGTCTGGTGCTCATCTTCGTCATCAACAAACAGAGCTTCGGTTGGACCATTGAGTTCCATCTGCCTGTCGCGTCCTTGCTGAGTGCGCTCGCCTTCGTCTTTGTCGGCACCATAGTTGCAGGTCTCTACCCGGCGCGTGTCGCCACACGTCTGAATCCCATTGAGGTGATGCACGAGCAATGA
- a CDS encoding HpcH/HpaI aldolase family protein, protein MGLRKNILKEALKQGQCQYGCGFGQLRSQEVIKLLAAAGFHWAFVDCEHGGFDLETVQDLLRIAPFVNFTPLVRVADLQYSLVARALDVGAMGVIFPRVESPELLAQAISWTKFPPLGVRGYGLTPVNYDYAAVSIPQAIAHYNEETMVVLQIETETAVANLDALLDVPGIDVVMIGPADLSVSLGVPGEFTHPKFVAAYEKIRDACLKRGIAPGTHNRSLELMQMWKEKGFTFLGCANETAMLFERASAIIKGIASAPGPVA, encoded by the coding sequence GTGGGACTCCGTAAAAATATTCTCAAAGAGGCTCTGAAGCAGGGCCAATGCCAGTATGGCTGTGGATTCGGGCAGTTGCGTTCGCAGGAAGTGATCAAGCTTCTTGCTGCCGCAGGCTTTCATTGGGCCTTCGTTGATTGCGAGCATGGCGGCTTCGATCTCGAGACAGTGCAAGACCTGCTCCGCATTGCACCCTTCGTAAACTTCACACCCTTGGTGCGCGTTGCCGACCTGCAGTATTCGCTGGTCGCCCGTGCGCTCGACGTTGGCGCGATGGGCGTCATCTTCCCGCGAGTGGAGTCGCCAGAGTTGCTGGCGCAAGCGATCTCCTGGACCAAGTTCCCCCCGCTTGGTGTGCGCGGCTATGGCCTGACGCCGGTGAACTACGATTACGCCGCGGTCAGCATTCCGCAGGCGATTGCGCATTACAACGAAGAGACGATGGTTGTGTTGCAGATTGAGACCGAGACGGCGGTGGCCAATCTCGATGCGCTGTTAGACGTTCCTGGCATCGATGTTGTCATGATCGGACCGGCGGATCTGAGCGTATCACTTGGTGTTCCTGGTGAATTCACTCATCCGAAGTTTGTTGCTGCTTATGAGAAGATCCGCGACGCTTGTCTCAAGCGCGGCATCGCGCCCGGCACGCACAATCGTTCGCTCGAATTGATGCAGATGTGGAAAGAGAAGGGCTTCACCTTCCTTGGCTGCGCAAATGAAACGGCGATGCTGTTTGAGCGCGCCTCGGCGATCATCAAAGGGATTGCGTCGGCTCCTGGGCCTGTTGCTTGA